In Zingiber officinale cultivar Zhangliang chromosome 8B, Zo_v1.1, whole genome shotgun sequence, a single genomic region encodes these proteins:
- the LOC122016121 gene encoding casein kinase 1-like protein 2, with protein sequence MEPRVGNKFRLGRKIGSGSFGEIYLGTNIQTNEEVAIKLENVKTKHPQLLYESKLYRILQGGTGILNVRWFGVEGDYNVLVMDLLGPSLEDLFNFCCRKLSLKTVLMLADQMINRVEFVHSKSFLHRDIKPDNFIMGLGRRANQVYIIDFGLAKKYRDTATHQHIPYRENKNLTGTARYASVNTHLGIEQSRRDDLESLGYVLMYFLRGSLPWQGLKAGTKKQKYEKISEKKVATSIETLCRGYPSEFASYFHYCRSLRFEDKPDYAYLKRLFRDLFIREGFQFDYVFDWTILKYQQSQIAGAPPRAIGPSAGPSLAMAPVVANDRQSGEVSHSGEEGRASGWLAADPYRHGRSSPTVNVGNSSKQKAPVSSDLSGSKDAMISGSTLMGRPSSSSRRPAFGSREMIGTEADPSRTRAADSSPMTYHKVSTAQRGSPIVSTSSGRRTSVLKNYETTLKGIEGLNLDSEKN encoded by the exons ATGGAGCCTCGTGTTGGAAACAAGTTTCGTTTGGGTCGCAAGATCGGGAGCGGCTCGTTTGGGGAGAtctatttag GTACTAATATCCAAACAAACGAGGAAGTCGCAATTAAACTA GAGAACGTCAAGACTAAGCATCCGCAACTTCTCTATGAATCAAAGCTGTATAGGATTCTACAGGGAGGAA CTGGAATCCTTAATGTGAGATGGTTCGGGGTTGAGGGTGATTATAATGTCCTCGTGATGGATTTACTGGGACCAAGTCTTGAAGACTTGTTCAACTTCTGTTGCCGTAAACTCTCTTTGAAGACTGTTCTGATGCTTGCAGACCAAATG ATAAATCGAGTGGAATTTGTACATTCAAAGTCCTTCCTTCACAGAGATATCAAACCAGATAACTTTATTATGGGTCTTGGTAGACGAGCTAATCAG GTGTATATTATTGATTTTGGCCTTGCCAAGAAGTATAGGGACACTGCAACTCATCAGCATATTCCTTACAG AGAGAACAAAAATTTAACTGGAACTGCTAGATATGCAAGTGTGAATACACATCTTGGCATAG AACAAAGCAGGAGGGATGATTTAGAATCTCTCGGATATGTTCTAATGTACTTCTTAAGAGGAAG CCTTCCATGGCAAGGTCTGAAAGCAGGAACCAAGAAGCAGAAGTATGAAAAGATTAGTGAAAAAAAAGTGGCCACGTCAATTGAG ACTTTGTGCCGAGGATATCCTTCAGAGTTTGCTTCTTACTTCCATTATTGTCGTTCATTAAGATTTGAGGACAAGCCTGATTATGCATATCTTAAGAGATTATTCCGAGACCTTTTTATCCGTGAAG GTTTTCAATTCGATTATGTATTTGATTGGACCATTTTGAAATATCAGCAATCTCAGATAGCTGGTGCCCCTCCACGTGCTATT ggACCAAGTGCAGGGCCTAGCTTGGCCATGGCTCCTGTTGTGGCAAATGATAGGCAATCAGGTGAGGTCTCACATA GTGGTGAGGAAGGAAGAGCAAGTGGTTGGTTGGCTGCGGACCCTTATCGTCATGGACGATCATCTCCAACTGTAAATGTTGGCAATTCATCAAAACAGAAGGCCCCTGTCTCGAGTGATCTATCTGGCAGCAAAGATGCTATG ATTTCCGGTTCCACTTTAATGGGACGGCCAAGCAGTTCTTCAAGGCGGCCTGCTTTTGGCAGTCGAGAAATGATAGGGACTGAGGCAGATCCATCTCGTACCCGAGCTGCAGACTCCAGTCCAATGACCTACCACAAGGTTTCAACTGCTCAGAGAGGTTCTCCAATTGTTTCTACCTCATCTGGAAGGAGAACATCTGTGCTCAAGAACTACGAGACCACGCTGAAAGGCATTGAGGGCCTCAATTTGGATAGCGAGAAGAACTAG
- the LOC122016120 gene encoding uncharacterized protein LOC122016120, with translation MDRRKTHDWETHGQSNDIDENTPVEKVRGPNVFERAKEEIEAIIEAVHPKKISDLEPQEQEVADNHKTHHKETHGTSNDIDENTPIDDVKGPNVFERAKEEIEAIVEAIHHKKESGK, from the exons ATGGATAGGCGGAAAACCCATGACTGGGAGACTCATGGACAGAGCAATGACATCGATGAGAACACACCGGTGGAGAAAGTTAGAGGTCCGAATGTGTTTGAACGAGCCAAAGAAGAGATTGAAGCCATCATAGAGGCTGTTCACCCCAAGAAAATCTCAGATCTTGAGCCTCAAGAAC AGGAAGTAGCTGATAATCATAAAACACATCACAAGGAGACTCATGGCACGAGCAATGACATTGATGAGAACACTCCTATCGATGACGTTAAAGGCCCAAACGTGTTTGAACGAGCCAAGGAAGAAATCGAGGCCATTGTCGAAGCTATACATCATAAAAAGGAATCAGGAAAGTAA
- the LOC122013345 gene encoding FCS-Like Zinc finger 5-like → MVVRKRPRQTMPRTSSMAEFAPSDAAAQLRPSDRLLRQQPSHRRDADPEEGRRRNTGGALATDTAASFLTACGLCRRQLGPGRDTFMYRGDIAFCSLECRQQHINQDEKKEKCSLTCMKDTPKAPSSSSDSDNCGTAAAA, encoded by the exons ATGGTGGTGAGGAAGCGGCCGCGGCAGACCATGCCGCGAACCAGCAGCATGGCCGAGTTCGCCCCTTCCGACGCAGCCGCACAGCTCCGCCCCTCCGATCGCCTCCTCCGGCAGCAACCCAGCCACCGTCGTGATGCGGATCCGGAAGAAGGGCGGAGGAGGAACACGGGCGGTGCTTTGGCGACAGATACGGCAGCGTCCTTCTTAACGGCATGCGGCCTCTGCAGGCGCCAACTCGGCCCCGGCCGGGACACGTTCATGTATAG GGGTGACATTGCATTCTGCAGCCTAGAGTGCCGGCAACAGCATATAAATCAGGATGAAAAGAAGGAGAAATGCTCCCTAACTTGCATGAAGGACACTCCCAAGGCTCCTAGTAGTTCCAGTGATTCCGACAACTGTGGAACCGCTGCTGCTGCTTAA